From Verrucomicrobiia bacterium, the proteins below share one genomic window:
- the cyoD gene encoding cytochrome o ubiquinol oxidase subunit IV, whose product MKKTPHTEAGHGTLTSYSIGFALSIILTLIPYFFVANHMLNGAALVWSVVTLALVQLFVQLVFFLHLGRDSKPRWNLVVFVFTILVVLILVFGTLWIMKNLDYNMSPMEVESHILNDEAIPR is encoded by the coding sequence ATGAAGAAAACACCTCACACCGAAGCAGGGCACGGGACCCTCACGTCGTATTCCATAGGGTTTGCCTTGTCGATCATCCTCACGCTTATCCCTTACTTCTTTGTGGCAAACCACATGCTTAACGGAGCCGCCCTGGTATGGTCGGTAGTCACACTTGCCCTCGTCCAGCTCTTCGTCCAACTCGTGTTCTTCCTCCACCTAGGAAGGGACTCCAAGCCCCGTTGGAACCTCGTTGTCTTTGTCTTCACCATCTTGGTAGTGCTGATCCTGGTATTTGGCACCCTCTGGATTATGAAAAATTTGGATTACAACATGTCACCCATGGAAGTGGAAAGTCATATCCTTAACGATGAGGCGATCCCCCGCTAG
- the cyoE gene encoding heme o synthase: MVKTYYLLTKPGIIMGNGIAAIAGFALASEGRFHPLLFLGLLVGLALVIASACVVNNYLDRDIDEKMARTKNRALVKGLISGKSALIFASTLGILGTLILFFFTNTLTAAVGLFGWFFYVVVYTLLKRRTVYGTLIGSISGAIPPVAGYCAVANRIDVGALILFVTLCLWQMPHFFAIAIYRLKDYKAADIPVLPIKSGIQNTKIHMVLYATAYTISAAYLTILGYTGFTYLVVVGLVNLAWVGICLQGFTAFDDISWARKVFRFSLIVMMVLSIMIILDFALL, encoded by the coding sequence ATGGTTAAAACGTACTACCTCCTGACTAAGCCCGGCATTATTATGGGCAATGGCATTGCGGCCATTGCCGGTTTTGCACTGGCATCCGAAGGGCGGTTCCACCCCCTCCTCTTTCTCGGCCTTCTTGTGGGCCTGGCGCTTGTCATCGCCTCTGCCTGCGTGGTCAACAACTATCTTGACCGTGACATTGACGAGAAAATGGCACGGACCAAAAATAGGGCTCTCGTAAAGGGGCTCATTTCTGGGAAAAGTGCCCTTATCTTTGCCAGTACCCTAGGCATACTTGGCACACTTATCCTCTTCTTCTTCACCAATACCCTTACTGCTGCAGTAGGTTTGTTTGGCTGGTTCTTCTACGTGGTGGTGTACACCTTGCTCAAGCGACGGACAGTATATGGCACCCTTATTGGAAGCATTTCGGGGGCCATCCCTCCTGTCGCAGGATACTGTGCCGTGGCCAACCGCATCGACGTAGGCGCACTCATCCTCTTCGTCACGCTCTGCCTATGGCAAATGCCGCACTTCTTTGCCATCGCCATTTACCGGCTCAAAGACTACAAAGCCGCAGACATTCCCGTCCTCCCCATAAAGTCTGGCATTCAGAACACAAAGATCCACATGGTCCTCTACGCCACTGCGTACACCATATCTGCCGCATACCTCACCATCCTTGGCTACACCGGCTTCACCTACTTGGTGGTAGTGGGGTTGGTGAATCTCGCCTGGGTTGGCATATGCCTCCAAGGCTTTACTGCTTTTGACGATATTAGCTGGGCGCGCAAGGTCTTTCGTTTTTCCCTTATTGTGATGATGGTATTATCAATAATGATCATCTTGGACTTCGCCCTCCTTTAA